The Tetrapisispora phaffii CBS 4417 chromosome 16, complete genome genomic sequence AGCTCTCTCTCCTTTGCCTGGTACCAACACATCAGGATTATAaagatttatatttgacGTACTTCTTTTATGAGGACTTATCTCTTTGTCATTAACATGCTTCACTGTACTTTGAATGCGCACCTTATTTTTATACTGGCCTTCTAgtttttttgttaataCTTCTTCATCAGACGGTAGCAGAGGTCTTGAATTAGAATTCACCACAGTGTTGCCTTTCATCTCTAAATAGTATAGTTTCTTGAGTgtaaaaaacaataaataagCATGAAATAGACAAATGCTGACGCTATCTCCAAATTACAGCTCAATTTCCTAAAAGCGAAGTTTTAATGATGTGTAAATCTAGCAATGAGTACAAATTATCGGAAAGATATCTTTTTTACCttaattttgttaactAAATCAACCAATcaaccaaaaaaaaaaaatacagataaaaacaataaaaaggTCTCtgttatatattcaaaccGCTACTTTTTACCTCTCCTACAGGGAATAAAAAGAATGCCCAAGCAATAACCCAATTCACCgattaaattaatatactATCTTacatgaatatattttataattaaattacaagttcacattttaaaatatagCATTCGTAACTGTTGCCATTGTAGcttttgtaatttcttTACGACACCATTAACGTTGTAACCCTAAAATTTCTAGAAATCGAAATCTTTGACGGGGAGGGTTACCGTGTTTGGCGATAAAAGATGGTAACCCTAGGGTTTCCTGTGTCCCTGAAATGTTTcgaaattgttaaatttgatGTTATTTAATGGTTAAATACACAAGAATGTTGCAAGAACCATGGGCAATGCTGTTTGTATTGGCTAACGAAATGTGTGATTGTGTTTTACTAGTAGTGCTAATCTTAATGGCTCGAGgaaattttgttaaattaatCGGTCGTGTATATATTCGACGAATTGATGAGATTTTAAGGGCAAGAATGTTTTGGCCAGCTGGCATTGCTTATTAATCAGGtgaaaaaaagattatCCTCAAATTACTGGTCACACAGTTGTTACGACTTATTTCCACTCTTGTATACTCTTGGGTATCGATGGGCGTATAGCGTTGTCACATTTGACTCAAAAATGTAACAACGTTACATTTTTGAGTCAATGGTCTGAAGCATGcatctttttttttcagttaGTATCTTTAATAAAGAGGGATAGCTTCATTGgtgatatttttcttaacCATTTCTGAAAATTCTAGAAGTTCTATGAGTTAATAGTATTCTTTAGTGTCACTGGAACTCATCCTCTTGTTAGTGCAATCTTTCTTTTACAAAACATCTCGATAGCGCAATCTCCACGAACATGAAAAACgtaataaattcaaactCGATAATAAGTCTCAtgataaacaaaaataaaggATTTCTaacatataataatatctcagtttatatatattagtcATTGCttaaaatataactttGCTAGTTACTCTGTATATTGGCATACACTCACatatacaaataatgaacGTAAACCAAAGAGCATTAATCGCTTACAGAAATGGCCTCAGAGCCACCAAAATTGCATTCAATAATGATACAAGGATGTTGATCTCTGCTAGAGAAAGGATGCGTGAAGGAATGATTAATCCTAATCAGAAATTAACAAAAGTACAACAAATTGAGTTGCTTGAAGGAGTATCTGAATTTTTAAGGAAAAATATTGTTCAAGGTAAGAAAACGGGTGTTGATAAAGATGGGAAAGACGTTTATCATCTAAACATTCATAGTGAAATAGAGTTAGGAGATAATGACTCTGTTAAAAAAGCAGAAAATACTTTAAAAGCTTCAGGAAGTGGCTGTTGCGGTGGTAGTGGTCGTTGAgattaaaaatttgttaaaatcTTCCTGTTTTAAGTtacaattttgaaaaattctttatAATGGTTTATAATCACTTAAAATTCATACAATTATGAAACtcatgtaaataaataaacatattCAGTCATTCGCCTTTTTTATTGATGTATCATTATTTAGAATGCACTTCTCATATCTATCTACCTGCATAATAACCATTTATTGTCATTAATGGTAGtgaattttgaaatttttcagtgCATTCGTATCATCTCATCTTATCTCATTTTACTTTACTCTTTTATGCATAAAAAGATGTAACAGAAGATTTGACTTATCATTCGTAGAAATAAGATTATTATACCAAGATAACCAGTGGTTCTTATAAATGTCAGAGGTGGGTAAGAGAAATGTTCAGATTTCTAAAGCattatcatatattttgaGACATGGTGCAGTCAAAGAGAAATTACCAATAGATACGAATGGGTATATAGAAGTCGAGTTAATATTGAATCACAATAGATTGAAGACACATCACTGCACTTTAGATGAGCTGCATAGTATTGTTGAAAACAATGATAAGAAAAGATTTCACgtcaaaaagaaaaatggtACGGAATATATTTGTGCCACACAAGGACATTCCTTAAAGTCTGTCAAACCTAATGAAGAGATACTGATGAAAATAGAGGATGTTAGTCATCTACCTGAGGTAATCGTCCATGGAACGACCATAACTAGTTGTATTGCCATTATAGAATCCGGTgcaatcaaaaaattagaaagaAACCACGTTCATTTATCTGCAGGTATTATTGGACAAGACTTGGACATTATTAGTGGAATGAGATACTCAAGTAACGTttacatttatattaataaaacagaagaaaatataaagcaATTAAGTTTGGTTAAATCATTGAATGGGGTTATTCTGTCACCTAAAGATATACCAATTTCAATGATCGAAAAAATACAGATTAAGACCACCAGAAGTTCAAATAAAACTGACCTAGacaaattaatgaaaatattagagGTCGAAAAATACCGTATTCCGTTCTATGAATGTCTTAATGTATGTACTTTACTATCTAAGTTTAAATGTTTAATCTAAAGATAAATgcaataaaaatgaatgaTGCCTGCGATTCCACATGTCCTTATTCCTGGCATTTGAAATGATTTAAAGTATTGGAATAAGATGTTAATTCATTTCTTGCTAACGCTTTTTCCAAATAATACTTATGTTTAATCCcttctctttttttaataattggAAATAATACATCGAAAAGTGACATAACGGAGAAATTGTCAGGCAATAACTCAAATATCTTGACTAACATATTATTATCCACAATAGTATTACAATTTCGCTTCAAAAAAGTAATAACAGTCTTAACCCCATCTGGTGTTccagaaaatgataaataatgattaaAGACCTTTAAAAATGTTTCCACTTTCAGAtatctttcaatattaagGAAATCATTGTACAGCATATACATACTCAGTAACTCATctgaagaaattaaaatgtCTGAAATACCAATAAATTCGGGCatcaaaaataacataAGCAATAAATTCCCTAtgtcaatttttttgatatcgTCTAAAACCAACCTTATGTTAGAATTGTCAACTGTTTCGTCTTTGCATAAAAGTTTAATCTGCTGGATATAATTTaagaaatcattaaatatgGAATCATATTTTAGcttaattaataaaaaatcagaTAAGCttgatttataataatttaaatcaCTTGTGTATTCCGATGCATATTTGCCTAAGTTTTCCCATAAATTATTAAGCtctaattctttttgaaaGTTTGCAAGGTAATATCTCAATAAAAATTCCTTATTAACTTCACTTTTAGCACCAATATGTTCAATGACAGCAACTTTTACTTCGACATTAGAAGTTAATTTATCGgtaaaatcatttatattgaaattggCCTTTTCAACCACACTAAGAgtctttttaataatttcattatttaatggtaatgaatttataatGTATATCAAATCTTCAATAAGTTCGTTGGCTGTATACGCTTTTGGCAGTTCTGAAAATTTCGTTACTATCAGATCTAAAATTTCCTGTGCATTTCCttcatttttgaataaagtAATCAGTTCAGTATAATTATGCTTTTCtaagtatattttttttaataaaacagaatatttttcagGTTCTTCTTGAAGTATAAGCAAAATCTCGTTTAAAATTGGCTCTATAAACATATCAGTAGtgatttctttattattttcagttAATAAATGgaataaattcatttcaATCGATTTCATCACATTATTGTAATCTCGGATCTCTTCACGTTTCGAGCAGTTTATTAGTTTCCTATTCAACAAAGTTATCAGTGAGATCTTATCTTTAACTTTGTGTATTAgttttaacaattttaaattttctataAACTTTTTCAACCCATTGAATATACAAAGATTACCATAATATTCCATATCCAATAagtataataataatctgATGTCAACCAACTCAGCGACTTGATACCATTTTGAGATAATTTTCTCATCAATAGCAGCATTATGCAATGTATACAAGAGAATCTTCAATGCTGTTAGATATTCCTTTTCTATTTGCTGATATTTTGTTAGGTCTCCTCTTAAACTACCTATGTATCCTCTcacattttcaatttctttctcGTCATACTTATCAAATCTTAAAATACCAGGTTTTTGAATTAGCAAGTAAATACCTGCTTTACCATATAATAGCATTGATGTcgataatttaaatagaCTATTGATGTATGAATTTTCACCATTAATTCTGAATATGTCGCCGTTGTCTTCTTCAAGAGGAACTAAACGTAATTTTTCTGTAACTAAcgatttgatttttttagCTTCCTCGATATTTGAACATTCAAATTGCTTAAAGCTTTCGcagatattgaatttagatTGACtctttataatttgaataagtGCTGAATCTCCATTAGTCAcctctttatatatatgaatctCATTGTTGTTAAAGTTCACTATAAGATAAGGACTCTTAGATAGAACACTATCGGGGTACCGATCTAATACCAAATTACCACTATCAATTTCCCCTGATTTATTGACTTTAAATACCATTGCGGTTGAATCTATTGATGTTCCTCCAGTTACTACATTAAATCCAGTACCATTGTTGCTTGATATTATAGGTTTAAGAGGTTCATCTGATTCGCTGACTTTAAAAAGAGGCGTTACCTCTTTGCTCCTTGCTTGAATTAGTTCGTAGTGATTTGACCTTGCTATCATCATTGATTTATCACATAAAGAAGCCTCTGATATGCTTTTCCATGGATATCGTCTAACTAGATTGGTAGATGTTTGTGTTATTCGATATTCATTGACCTCATTCtccaaaaataataaaattttataagaattagaattagttgaatatgattttaaaagtaaataGGAAATGTTAGCAATATTTTCTGTATTTGGTGCTGGAGCAAATTCTGGTAGAAGAAATTGCGTTAAAGTATTGTTTGATAGTAACAATGCTCTCTCAATAtttggtaataatattattttatcaattggCTTATTGAACTCAGAATTGAATTTGGTTTGTGATACAAGCATGTAATTACTTTTTTCTATTTCGAAGTAATGTAATAAATCACCAGATTCTGTTCCTAGGTATAAGTTCTGTTCATAAGACTCAAAGCATGTGTACTCTAACTCATCAGGTATATGTTCGATAAGGGGATGGACAATAAATGAATCATCATCTAAAGTTAATTTGAAAGGAAGCTTACTATCAGTTTCTTGTTTATCTTGAACGCTTTCGATATCCTTTGAATTATCTTGCTCTTCCAGAACTATTGTGTTgttcttttcattttcaagtAAACTATCCTTTTCAATGCCAGTTTCTTCCCTTTTAGGAAGAAGCTCTTCATCAACATTTTCTTGTAACACGTTTacttcatcatcttcatgAGTCGAATGTAGATGAGTAGAATTTTTAGTAATTTCTATATTCGATTCACTATCTTCCTCGACTGGATTCTTATCTACGTAgtcatttaatttatctacCACATCGGAGTTAACCCTATTCTCATCAGACATCACTCTCTGATATAATTACCAAAACCGTAAAGCTAAGGTTTATCCACAAAAACTAGGGCAATAATGGTATTTTAACAATTGCTGCTAAATAAAGTATATTGTATTCGAACTTTGTGAAGTCTAACTGAATTAAGTAAAGATCTAAGTGTACTGACTCATGAATATTCatgttttattatattactgatatttttgtccatatttttattgtcCGGCCGAATCTATATGAAGGTCTTATATCGTAATATTGAAGATAAGGCCATAACATTTAGAATGCATAATAAATTACTTGTAATTAAACATTGACTGTGTttgattcttttatttattatacaaTGTTATTTAAACTAAGTGATTTTTAGTATATGTAAATGAATGGTGATGATAATTTAAGATGCTTAAAGGATTAACAGAAAAATTGCATTTCTCATTTCTGATCAGTGTTTAAGAGATCTATTTGgctaattttattaataattgagCACCTTTATTAGATTCATCTGCTTCGACATTCTTCAAAACACTCTTTAGATCGGTTAAAAATTGCTTACCCTCATTTTTACTCTTGCTTAAAGTTTCATAGATTGCAACGATAGTGAAAGCGCTATCTCTATTGTTTATCCAATCCAATAGGTTGGAAGAATCAATAATGTCATCATAGAATTTCGCAGCGAATGGAGTACCTAAACCTTCAACGTTTGATAATGGAATTATTTGCTTTTCTTTATTGTTCCATTTACCACCTTGAATTAAACCTCTTAATAATCTAGTAGAAAATGGTCTGTGGATTGGATgatcttcttcaattatGTCACCTTTAAATGTaatcataatattttctataaTACTGTTGAAATTCTTGATTTCCTTTTCACTTAATTGTTCGTATAGatcatcatttaataaaagttCAGAAATAAATTGACTACCTAAGTTTTCGGTTAAAATTTCAGCAGAACTTTTAGAAACAGAACTTACAAATAATGGAGCAAATTTATTTAGTAACTCAGCTCTTTTAGTATCGATAGGCTTCTTGGAAGTAGCTTCTgacattttaatatatctttCTAATTCcttctttaaaattggGGAAAAAAATCTGCCATCTAAACCTAGAAGGATATATAGTAAAGGTCTTCTtccaaatttatcaattacCAGTTCTGAGAATATTTCTTTGATGGATGGTCCAAAAGATTTGAATACCAAAACGGTATCATCAACTGTTAACAGAAGAGTGATAAAAACCATGTTACCatgttcatttttaattaatttatcagcATGATTTTTTAAGTTTTTGATTAGTGCCTTTCTCTCCTTAGCATTAGCTTTAGCAATCAAAGTACATGCAACATCAGCACCTTCTGGTGTGTGAACTAACTCAGCTAACTGTTcttgtaataattcaatgaattcagTGATTTCTTTCTCACTTGCAATTTTAACGTATTCTCTCATTGCAGCATGTAAAATTTGGAAACCAGTGGAACCTTTTTCTACAGAGGCAGTAATTGTTGTAATTAAATTTCTGGcaataatatttctctTTTCAGTACTAGATTCACAAACTTCTTCAATAGTTAAGTCTTTATGGGACTCTCTGAAAAAAGCATATTCAGAACCCCAAAATTCTTTGATCATTTGTTGTCTTTGTTCGTTAGTAGCGTACAATACAAATAAATCTTCGACAACATAAGCACCTTCACGATGTCTCATCAATTTCCTTAAGGTACCATGCAATTCATCAATGATAAGTTGTCTTGATTGCTTTGAACCATaatgtaataatttaacaagtaaatatttaccaTAAGCTGAAGTAGCTAACAAATAGTATTTACCCTTTAAAGCGTTGACAACTTGGTCACGACGTTCTTTGGAAGAATACTTGACTAAAGTTTGAACAACACGAGAAGCATCATGTTTTAAGACTAAATCACTGATACAATCTTTAGCTAATTCCCAAATTTCGTTGGATAGTTTTTCACGCACAGGTCTTGGCATTGGTGGAGTCTTTACACGTAATCTTTCCCATAAAGATTTAATATGTTGAACCTCGGAACCACCTTTTCTTTGCATCTTTCTTTCCTTTAACAATTTTCTTTGCTCAACATGGGAACTGGCATTTTCACCGGTGGCTTTATTGTTCTCAGTTTTGTCGTCGTCGTCTTTGTCTTCATCTTCTAGATCTTCcttttgttcttcttcatcatcatcagaAATGACATCATCTAAAGCATCTTCTTTGGATGAGACTTCTTCCGTGGCAGTATTGTCTAATTCATCCTCATCAGAAGAGTCCACTGAAATTCTAGCCTTCTTAGCTGGTTTAGCAGAAGCCTTGCTATTGGAAGAACGTTTGTTAGCATTTTCCTTAGATTTTTTTGTCACTGGAGCCATTTTGATTCGATTCAATCGGTTTCTTTAATTGTTCTCAAAGGAAAACGAAAAAAAGAGATATGAACTATTATACAATGAATAAGAATATGAATAAAAGAATACATTTATAAGagtaataaatttatatggTTTGTAACTTTTGCTTGTAAAAGATATAATGTTAAACTCATCccatctcatctcatctcatctcatctcatctcatcactaaaatttttcatttggtATTTGATGATTCTACTATAGCCCGGGTAATAAATATGTCActaatttttatcaaaccTTCCTATTTAAAGATAGCAAGAAACATTAAGTGATTATCTGAAAGTAAGCTATAGATGGATTGAAGAAGTTGTCTTTAATGACTTACATTATATCAACAATCTATTGAGTTTCTTTATGTTTGAAATtgtataaatttatttcaatatgCTCATAATTCGTCATGTGCCAATATTCTATCCATTGCAGCATCGACTACttgttcaatattattttctatgTCACTTGAAATTGTGCCTGTTATATTTGATACTGTCGTTGAAACTATTGTGGATGCTATCgtgttaataatttcatcacTTATAATATCACTGTTTATAGTGTTGGACACCTTTTTAACAAAACCTATGCTTACtagaatatatttgaaaaatttgaatactATCCATAAACCTATCTTAACAGGTACTTTAAAGACTCTTCTCCATAGTATCCAAAATATACACATAGCTAAAAACCCAAGTGACAGATACACATCTCTCTTTTCTTGTTGTGAAGCTTTTTCTAGTCTTCTAACTAATTGTGATGTCTTATTGAAGACTATTTCGAATTGCAAGTATTTGTCGTTCATAATTTGCATTGATGAAGTTTGCTGTCTTAATTCatctaaatttaaatcaCTCTGTAAAACACTAGATTGTAAAATTTGGTTACCCTTAATTAAATTGTTGGTTAGCTTTTTGGTGGTATTTAACAACTTCGATTTTGATGTGACACctttatcttcaaaagTCCAAGACATTTTTGCTCTTGAATCAGTATTAGCATCATTAACTTCATTATTCGTTAGATTGTCATTTTGACTTTCTATCAGATGAGATTTAATGATTCTTTCTCtcttttcatcaatttctgatgcatttttatcattcaTTTGCTTAATCGTTTCCTTGAAATCTTTTTTGTACTCAGAAAACCAATCCACATTGCATACTAAGTTATCTATAATATTCTGTAACtctaattttgtttttccAGTCATATATTCTTCGTTAAATTGTACGATTGTCAATTCATCAGGATAATCGTACGTCATACTCTTTTGCCAGTTGATTTTAAACCCCctatattcattatttaatgatacAATCAACTCCTTTAGTTTGGATtcataattaattattatgttaataatattttcaatatcattttgtgctttattttgattctttTCAGGAACGTTAAATCTTGCATTGATTAATTCAATCGCGTCTacatttgtattttttaattcctGTGTCTTTTCGATTAAAGCATTTCTCAATTCAGTTAGTCCTTCGAGTAGTCTAACAGAcatgattttatttaaatcaaaGTTTTGGATTTCAGTAGTTTGATCGTTTCTTCTAAGTTGAACGCTCAAGAAACGATATACGGAGTGTTCGAAAAGAAGTGTATTATTGTAGCGATATTCCACCCTGTACCTTTCACTACCTTACGCTGAAGCTGCCACGTACAATATAGCGATGCCAAAACGAATTCAACCATCAACGTATATTCCCATTACGCTTATTCCACTTTtcctatatatatgtgtatataccaatttgatatatttcGTATGcaatgataaaattaagTCACATGACTTCAAGACTTTAAGATCTATTGATTGTCCCTGGCCACTTTAAAATGGATTGGCGGCTAAAATAATACTATGATTTAAAAGTCCCAGTCACTTTAACTTTTATTGAATGAACTATATCTTGTAGGACACCATTATTTGAgctaatattattgatacGAGGTAAATGCAATTAGCGGAAAAAACTAGATAGGTTTAGTTGTATCACAAAGGGAACAGTATAGTTAAAAATGGATATTTCTAATGAAGTGACAGCGATTGAGGATGAGTTGAATGAGAAGGAGCATGATTTGGGATTTGGGggtaaaaataaatctttCCGGTATCCTGATTTTGTATGTAGCCACAATTCTCAACGTTTATACATCGATGGTTCTTCGAAGTTTGGGTTTGTACATTATTTTATGAATAATGTTAAGATAGTGGTTAAAGATGAAATATCTGAATGTCCtgatttaaaatcatttcaGATATTTAAAGACTGCTTCTTTGTTaatcaaaattcaaatttagaaaaatacTTTGATATTGAAGTATTGAATAAAGAGAATCACAAAATAGATGATAATGAGGGAACGTCAATGTTAAGTGATATAACAATGACACAATTCAACTTCCCAGATttaacaaatgaaaaaccAACCCACGTTCAACTTTTCCCCAAAGTTATTAACATAAGATATTCTTCCggtaaaaaaaatattctaagATTGCTAATTAACCATCTCAACTGTTTAAAATCACTatttgaaaagaagaataaacaaatagttgcgaatttatttttagatgttaaaagaattttacAATCATACGTTGAAATTGTAATCAAAGATGTGGTAATAAAATGGATGCAATGgttaataataatccaGAATAAGGATTTAACGAAAAGGAGTTCATACAGAATCTTATgtaaaagaattaatagTTTGTTTTGGCGTCGATATTTTTGCATGAGAAGTTCCTCAACAGATTCAATAACTTCATTCAGTAATCGTCTGCATAGAAATTTTCGAGAACAAAATGTTAAAGAAAGATCGATTATATTTGCTGTGTGGTGGGATGAGGTTAACGATATACTATTATTTAACAACGGTATTTCAATGCAAACTAGTGACAAAagtaaagaagaaaatatagtCGTAGCTTCACTGGGCCTGATTTTAGAAGATACAGATAAAAACCAAGAACCAGAgaacaaattattattatttgtcAACATGGCAATCATGGAATGTCTTAAGCAAGAGTTGAATCGATACTAATCAGACATAATTACTGATTACCTCATATTCACTTCCATATATGttaacaataattaaatatttacattttttaaagttttattaaatgacaaactttatttaaaaaatttaagaCATTGATGATCCCTcgtttaaatttttatccGAAATTTTCTGATTTGAGTCTGCcctaataaaataaagtgCGATGCATTCTCTCAAACGACATATGCATCAATATTACTACTTGTCATTCCCTTCAGGAATGAAATTGGTAAAATTATGATTATAATCTCAtggtatatataaaggatcaattataaaaacaaCCAATTGGctcaataataaataaaattttcttttttttgcaaACCAGTTAAGGCAGATAGTAACGAAGTTTAATAATGCAGTCTAAATTAAATCCAAAGACAActgaatttgaatttggtGGCACCATCGGTGCAATTGGTATATCAGTTGGTTTACCAATTTTAACCATCCTATTAAATCAAATGATAAGACCTGactattttattgaagGTTTCTTCactaatttcaattttgcTGATGTCTGGAATGGTATTAAACCAATCAGCTATTATTTAACCAAGGCTGATCTATGGACTTACTATCTTATTTGGTACATTGTTCTAGCAGTTTTCGATATAATTTTACCAGGCAGAAAAATGCAGGGTGTTGAATTAAGAGATGGCACAAAATTAAactataaaattaatggTGTTGCTGTATCGGCAGCTTTAATTTTAGTATTAGCTTTCAGGTATCAGTTAACTGATGGTGACTTGCCagaattacaatatttatatgaaaATCAAGTTGATTTATGTATAATTACAATTTTATTCTCTGTTATGTTATCTACTTATTGTTATGTTGCAAGTTTTATTCCATTATGGGGCAAAAACGGTAACAATACCAATGAAAAGATTTTGGCACTGGGGGGCAATTCTGGTAATCCAATATATGATTGGTTTATTGGTAGAGAGTTGAATCCAAGAATTGGCCcaattgatttaaagaTGTACTCCGAATTAAGACCAGGTATGTTACTATGGTTTTTAATTAACTTATCCTGTTTACATCATAACTATTTGGAAACTGCTAAAATAAACGATGCATTAGTTTTGATAAACTGTCTACAAggtttttatatttttgatggTGTATTAAACGAAGAAGGTGTATTGACCATGATGGATATTACTACCGACGGTTTTGGCTTCATGTTAGCTTTTGGTGATTTAACATTAGTTCCTTTCACTTATTCCTTACAAGCCAGATATCTAAGTGTATCTCCAATAGAATTGGGTACTTACAGAGTATCATTCATTGTTACAGTTATGGCATTAGGATTCTGGGTGTTCCGTGCTGCTAACCAACAGAAATCAGACTTTAGACAAGGTAAATTAGCTCATTTAAAGAGCATTCAAACGAAACGTGGTACCAAGCTATTGTGTGATGGTTGGTGGGGCAAGTCTCAACATATGAATTATTTCGGGGATTGGATCATCTCTTTAAGTTGGTGTTTAACTACATGGACCCAAACTCCACTAACTTACTACTACTCAGCTTATTTCATGTCTTTGTTATTACATCGTCAACAAAGAGATGAGCAAAAATGTAGGGGAAAATATGGTAAGGATTGGGAAGAATATGAAAAGAAGGTTCCTTATAAGATCGTTCCTTACgtttattaaaatcaattttaatatgCAGATGACTAAGTATGTATACAACATTACGTAAAATTTTAAGTATagcaattaaataatacttTCATATTGTCATTTTTTGGGGATTTGCTTGTGAGtatttgtatatttctCTTGTTTCTGATTTTCCAGGTCCTCCCCTTTTTGATTTGGTTgtttattcttatttttgGAAATCATTGGTATTGTAGTTTTAACTAACTTAATATTTGCTTTCTGGTATTTTAAATTGGTTAACCATGGTATCTTTTGTTCAGAaacttttgattttatcGTCCTCATAAAATGAGCATTGATTTTTTCGTTACAACGTACCATTAAAAAACCATCGAAACTATCATCCCCTAGCGGTAAAGAATCCACTATTACTTGTGCAGAATTTCTAGGTAATTGAATTAGTGTGACTTTTGTTTTTGACATGTATGCTATTAATGGCACTTGTTGCAAGAGCACGGATGGCACACCTTGGTCTCTGTTGCATGCAAACATCAAAACTTCCTCGTCCTTGTCATTGTTACAAAGATATTCATTAATCTCGTTGAAGGTAAACGCAACGTCTAACGGCCACTCACTGCGGTCAGAATCTTTTAAACGCTTACAGACAGAAAGCACATCCGATTGTAGCAATTCCCATACC encodes the following:
- the MZM1 gene encoding Mzm1p (similar to Saccharomyces cerevisiae YDR493W; ancestral locus Anc_3.89), which codes for MNVNQRALIAYRNGLRATKIAFNNDTRMLISARERMREGMINPNQKLTKVQQIELLEGVSEFLRKNIVQGKKTGVDKDGKDVYHLNIHSEIELGDNDSVKKAENTLKASGSGCCGGSGR
- the TPT1 gene encoding tRNA 2'-phosphotransferase (similar to Saccharomyces cerevisiae TPT1 (YOL102C); ancestral locus Anc_3.88) codes for the protein MSEVGKRNVQISKALSYILRHGAVKEKLPIDTNGYIEVELILNHNRLKTHHCTLDELHSIVENNDKKRFHVKKKNGTEYICATQGHSLKSVKPNEEILMKIEDVSHLPEVIVHGTTITSCIAIIESGAIKKLERNHVHLSAGIIGQDLDIISGMRYSSNVYIYINKTEENIKQLSLVKSLNGVILSPKDIPISMIEKIQIKTTRSSNKTDLDKLMKILEVEKYRIPFYECLNVCTLLSKFKCLI
- the VPS3 gene encoding CORVET complex subunit VPS3 (similar to Saccharomyces cerevisiae VPS3 (YDR495C); ancestral locus Anc_3.86), which produces MSDENRVNSDVVDKLNDYVDKNPVEEDSESNIEITKNSTHLHSTHEDDEVNVLQENVDEELLPKREETGIEKDSLLENEKNNTIVLEEQDNSKDIESVQDKQETDSKLPFKLTLDDDSFIVHPLIEHIPDELEYTCFESYEQNLYLGTESGDLLHYFEIEKSNYMLVSQTKFNSEFNKPIDKIILLPNIERALLLSNNTLTQFLLPEFAPAPNTENIANISYLLLKSYSTNSNSYKILLFLENEVNEYRITQTSTNLVRRYPWKSISEASLCDKSMMIARSNHYELIQARSKEVTPLFKVSESDEPLKPIISSNNGTGFNVVTGGTSIDSTAMVFKVNKSGEIDSGNLVLDRYPDSVLSKSPYLIVNFNNNEIHIYKEVTNGDSALIQIIKSQSKFNICESFKQFECSNIEEAKKIKSLVTEKLRLVPLEEDNGDIFRINGENSYINSLFKLSTSMLLYGKAGIYLLIQKPGILRFDKYDEKEIENVRGYIGSLRGDLTKYQQIEKEYLTALKILLYTLHNAAIDEKIISKWYQVAELVDIRLLLYLLDMEYYGNLCIFNGLKKFIENLKLLKLIHKVKDKISLITLLNRKLINCSKREEIRDYNNVMKSIEMNLFHLLTENNKEITTDMFIEPILNEILLILQEEPEKYSVLLKKIYLEKHNYTELITLFKNEGNAQEILDLIVTKFSELPKAYTANELIEDLIYIINSLPLNNEIIKKTLSVVEKANFNINDFTDKLTSNVEVKVAVIEHIGAKSEVNKEFLLRYYLANFQKELELNNLWENLGKYASEYTSDLNYYKSSLSDFLLIKLKYDSIFNDFLNYIQQIKLLCKDETVDNSNIRLVLDDIKKIDIGNLLLMLFLMPEFIGISDILISSDELLSMYMLYNDFLNIERYLKVETFLKVFNHYLSFSGTPDGVKTVITFLKRNCNTIVDNNMLVKIFELLPDNFSVMSLFDVLFPIIKKREGIKHKYYLEKALARNELTSYSNTLNHFKCQE